Below is a window of Fervidobacterium pennivorans DSM 9078 DNA.
GCACGCGAGATGTTGCGCTATGCATCGGAACAACCACTCGTCAGAATTCCGGGTGAATACAACGAACTAAGATACATACCACTTGGTGTTGGCATCATCATTCCACCATGGAACTTCCCACTTGCGATACTCGTTGGAATGACAAGCGCAGCAATAGTTACGGGCAATACGGTTGTTTTGAAACCAGCAAGCGATAGTCCGGTGGTTGCAGCGAAATTCTTTGAGGTGCTCCAGGAAATTGGATTACCAGATGGTGTGGTTAATTTCTTACCCGGAAGTGGTGCGTTGGCTGGGGAATACTTGGTCAAGCATCCAAAAACGAGGTTCATAAGTTTTACCGGTTCAAAAGACGTTGGACTTCGCATACACGAACTTGCTGCAAAACCACAACCTGGTCAGATTTGGATTAAACGAACGGTCCTTGAAATGGGTGGAAAAGACGCTGTCATCGTTGACGAAACCGCGGACTTAGATGCTGCTGCAGAAGGAATCGTTGTCAGTGCGTTTGGATTCCAAGGTCAAAAATGTAGTGCAGGTAGCAGGGCAATAATTGTTAAAGATGTATACGACAAAGTAATTGAAAAAGTCCTAGAAAGAACATCGAAGATAACGATAGGAGATGTTAGATACAAAGAAAATTGGCTTGGTCCGGTGATAAACAAGAGTTCGATGGAAAAGATAATGGCCTACATCGAGATTGGCAAGAAAGAAGGACGGCTAATTTATGGCGGAAATGCAAGAGAAGACCTTGGAGGCTATTTTATAGAACCAACTATCTTCAAAGATGTTGCCTGGGATGCAAGGATTGCTCAAGAAGAAATCTTCGGTCCTGTGCTCGCTATAATCAAAGCAGAAGATTTCGACGATTCATTAAGAATTGCTAATTCGACAGAATACGGACTTACAGGTTCACTCTATTCAAGAGATAGAAAACGCATCGAAAGGGCAAAAGAAGAATTCCACGTTGGTAACTTGTATTTCAACCGAAAATGCACGGGTGCACTTGTCGGAGTCCATCCATTTGGTGGATTCAACATGTCCGGAACTGACAGCAAAGCAGGAGGAAGAGATTACCTTGGTTTGTTCTTGCAAGCAAAGGCGATAAGTGAGAAGATATAAAAAGCGGAAAAATGATAACATTTATAAACTCGGCTGGTAGTAGCAAACCAGCCGAGTTTTTGCTTGACTTGGAATTTTTCCAAAGTTGTCTATATAAGCTAACGAGTTAATAAAAGAAGATTGAACGATTAAGTATGCTCAGCGAAGTTAAATTTTTGAGTATCTTAAAATAAAAGAAAACTTGCGAAAAAAAGTGATTTTCGCAGTTTTATTCTTTTTAGCGCAAAAAATAGAAGAATGTAAGAACTTAAAATTATCTTAACATTTGTGGTATAATAATAAGCTATAATGAACTACCCATCCTGTAAGGTTACTCTTCGTGAAAGCATGTTTAAGATATCTATTCTTTGGGGGGACAGTGTATGCTTATGCGTAGACTGATTTTTATATCGGTTTCGGTGCTACTGTTCATGGCTTTGTTTTCATTAACATCTTGTCAACCTGGTGCTCAACCTCAACAACCGCAACCACAACCTGAAGAAACGGTGTATAAAAATATTGAAAAAGTGAAAAACGATCTCCTGGTTTCTTCAGAGGATACCGAAACTACGGTTAACCTGAAAGGCTATGTTGTTTATAGGTTTGAAGATTCAAGCTTGATTCTTGCAAATGACAAGACCGCGATAATGTTCAAAAATTCAGGTTTGAGTTCCAAGTATGTCGGGAAAGAGATACAATTAAAGTCTGTGAAAGCGGTTTACAAAAACAAAGCATTCTACCTTGAGAGAACAAGCTCTACGGAAATATTTGTAGACCTCTCTGGTAAAACCCCACCTCAAGCTAAGAATCTGAACGCCTCAGGTGAGCTTCCTGCACCATCTCTGAAGGAAGCATTTGCGTTAATGAACGGTTTGTATTCAACGGTTCGGGGAACTATTAGGTTTGACAGCGATAGCAACAAGTATTTTGTAACATACTCTATAGGGACAAAGAACCAGGTATTTGAAATCTCAGATGAATATTCTATCAGTTTAATAAACCAGTTTAATGTTGATAAACCCATCACAGTTGATGCTGAAGCCACCTTGACGGGATATCTCTTCTACGAAACCAACTCTTGGAAATTCAGAGTCTCCAACGCAGAAATTGAAATACCGGCTCCTGATGTTAATGTTGGTATTAACATTCCTGAATACGTTCCACCTGTTGAACAAGCAACTGTTACGTATTACCAAGCTGAAAAGAAATTGTTAGTGGAATACACTTACACGCTTCCAGACGTTGTGTTCATGATATACAAGGAATACAACAATCCATCGAATGAGAATGAAAAGGTGTATGAATTGATTGGAGAGACAACAAGTACGACCTTTGAAAAAACAGAGTTTGACTTAGAAGAAATCAGTGGAATTGGTGTTAGAGTGCTTAGCGCTGATAAAACAAAAGAAAGTGAACTATTCATTATCTCAAGGGATAAGTTTATCGTTAAATGATACTTTAATGTTTAAAGAGCTTGGAAAGGAGAGAAAATTACTGTGACAAACAAACTAAAAATTGTAGTTTCTTCCTTGGCAGTAATTTCAGCTTTTGTGTTAGTTTTGACTTCATGTTCTGTAACCTTTACCAATACACATCTCTTTCAAAAGAGTTATGCGGTGAGTGTTACTATAAACCTTCCAACGGATGTTTTAAATACAAGTAAATCAAGCAATGCATTACCTTATTCCTTTTCTAACAAGCAAATTTCGATGGTGCAGATTACTATTTTGGAATCAGGTTCTGTTGTTGAAACAAAAAATGCAACCCAATTAGGGAACTTCACTTTTAACTTAGCACCTGGAACATACACTTTCGACGTAAAAACTTACTTTAAAGATTCAAATCAAGACAAATTGTATTTCTATGGTTCTTCAACTTCCACAGTTGATGCACAAAATACTAATATAATAATCGACACAAAACTTGCTTCAGGAACAATACACCTGAATGTATTACCAACGGATATAACATTTTTTACTGAACATGCGACAGTGACTCTCCAAAAACTCAACGGAACTGCTGTTCAATTTACGCAAGTCGTAGGTAAGCCCTCTGGAAATTTGGCTGTAGAAGTTTACCCTGGTATCTGGCAAGTTACCACGGAAGGAATTCTTACTTCGCAAACAAATTCGAATGATAAAAGATATTCCAAGGTTCAACAAAGCAGGCTTGTCTTTGTTGATGTTTCCGAAGATGAACAAATCGTTGAAAAGCTTCTTGTTCCTTCGGAAAGTGACATCGGAAGTTTGTTATACGTAAATACTGCAGATGTCCATGACGGGGATACGTTCAAGGTAGGGACACAGTCATATAGATTGATAGGCATCGATGCTCCGGAAGTCCAAACAGGTTCAAAACCAAGAGGAGAATACGCTGATGAATCAACAGAATTTCTTAAAAGCTTCGTTTCATCCGGAAATGGATACGTTCGTATTATTAATAAAGGAATAGACAGTTATGGAAGATATTTAGTCTACCTTCTTAACAACACTGGAGAAAAATTTTATCCGGAAGAATCTCTGAAAAACGGACTTTCAAGGCCTTTACTTTACCAAGAAAATGTTGATGAAAGGTTCACACCACGCATTGTAGATGCTTACAAATTAGCGTATCAAAATAGAAAAGGTATATTCTCTAAATATGAAAGTGCACAGATTGTTGAACAATCAACTCAAGACAAAGACAGCTATGTGGGAAAAATCGTATGGCTAAAAGGGCAAATTACGAACATTTCAAAAGATTCCACGGGTAAATACACATTGACACTCGACGATGGATGGGCAACAGTTGAGTTGCGCAAAGAGGAATACGATTACTTCGTTGCTCCATTCGATATGTATTCTTTGAATAACAAACTTGTCAAGTTTTACGGAGAGCTTTGGCCCGGTAATACGAGTGGAACATATAAAATCCTTTTGAGAGCATCGTTTGAAGTAGTTTTTATTAACTGAAATTTCACTTTTTTGAAGGGGGAGTACTGTATGAGAAAGTTTTACTGGGTAGCTTTAGGTTTAACGATTTTACTGGTGCTTTTCTCTTGTACACAAAAACCTGTGACGGGTCCTGTTTCAGTTAAAGTTAACGTGAACTTACTGAGTTCAACAACTGTAAAAGCCTTCGAACCACGTTTAACAGGATACTTCTCCGACATTGAAAAGATTTACCTCACGGTCAAAGACTCAAGCAACCAAACCATTCTTTCAACGGAAACCACAAACAAGACAAACCCATCGTTCAGTTTTACACTTCCAAATGCAGGAACTTATAGCTTCTATGTTGAGGCAAAGCGTTCGGACAACACAAGAGTTTTCACAGGACAGAAAGAAAATGTAACGATTACAACCGGAAACAACGAGGTGGTAATCGATGGAATTCTTGTCAACGGAACATTGAAAGCAAACGTAGAAATCGATAGCACGGTATGGGAAAGATACAATGTAGATAGTGCGGTGCTTGAGTTTAAGAAAGACATAGCGACAGAATGGACACAAAAGAGCTTAACAATATCCAGTACAAAAACAATGGTAGAAGAATTACTCTATCCATCAATGTACACGGTTAGATTCAAAATTAGCTTAATTGCTAAGGACCAATATACAATTCCAGAAAATTGGAGTAACATGTCAAATCCTGCACAAGTGACGATTCCAATCGACCCAGATAGAGTAAGAAACGTCACATTTAAAGTTGTCTTCGATTCTGAAAGAAATGAACCCCAGGTGATTGCCGTTCTAACGCAGATAACACTCCCGTATGCACCAGAAGTGAGCAATCTCACGGCAGTTTGGAACAAAATCAGTAATGAACTTATACTCTCATGGAACTACGAAGAGCAGAATGCAACATTCTATATTTACAAAGAGCTCAAAGATAACGATAACAACACATATTACGAATATGTTGGCAATACGCAAAACAAGACATTTACTATTGTTAACTTCACACAAAGCGAATATGACAGAATAAACGGTATTGCAATCAACGCGGTTGTAGATGACAAGGAAAGTGGATTGAAAGTGCTTGAAAAAACACAAATCACAGAATTGCAAGTTCCAAACGCTCCAGGTAACGTAGCAGGAAGTTATGAAGACTACTCACAAAAGCTCACACTCACTTGGGATGCTGTTTCAGGACAAGATGTAAAATACAAAGTCTACAAGAAGCTAGCAACAGATAATGACTTCATTCTTGTTCAAGATAACATCACTACAACAACCATTACAATTGACCTTCCATTGACTGAGTGGAACAACCTTGAAAAAGTAGCAGTTAGTGCATACAACAACGATGGCGAAAGTCAAAAGACAGAACTTGAAAAATCAAACATTACACTCTCTGACTTTGCTGGTGGAAGTGGAACGGCAGATGAGCCATACCTCATAGGAAATGCAAGGCAGTTGCAGAATATAGGCAAGTCTGAATATTTGAATACAGGTAAATATTTCAAACTGATAGCCGATATTGACCTTACAGGTGTAACTTGGACACCGATTGGAACATATAGCTCAAATCTTTCAACAAGTGCATTTGTTGGAGTGTTTGATGGAAATGGGCACAAAATCATGAATATATCTTTCAACGATACTACAAAGAGCAATGTAGGTTTGTTTGGGTATCTCTACAATGCGACGGTGACGAATTTGATAATTGAGAATGCAAATATTACAGCAAAGCAATATGTCGGAGCTCTTTCTGGTTGTGCAAAAAACTCTACTGTTGAAAAAGTTGGTGTAAGAAATTCAATTTTGAGAGCTGAAAACAGTTACTATGCTTACGTTGGAGGTTTAATAGGTGATGTTAATGCGGATAATTCCTCAACGAATACAATGATTATTCGTCAATGTTTTGCAAGCAATGTGACAGTATCAGCTCCGAATTACGACAATGCACGTGCAGGAGGATTGCTAGGAAGGTTCTACGCTAATGCAGTTGAAACAGGAACTATTGAAAATTGTTATGCCACAGGAACAGTGAATTTCATGTCAACGACGAGTTCCAACATAGGTGGTTTAATTGGGCTTGTGTCCAAGAACACAACTTATGGAGGCTCAGTCAAGATAGCGAACTGCTATGCCGCTGTTGCTCCAAATATGAGTGGTAATGCTAACTGGAAAGGTTTCATAGGCGGTAGTAGTGTTCCTGCTACATCTGATAGTGGTAATAACTTTTTTGATACAGACGTTGCAGGAGAAACAGCTGGTTCTGCTTCAGCCAGTTTGCAAACAGGTAAACCAACATCCGAAATGAAGCAGCAAGCAACATTCTCTGGCTGGGACTTTACGAACATCTGGAAAATCGATGAAGGAAACGACTATCCAAGATTGAAATGGGAATTTTAATACAACCCAAATGCGATGATTATCCAAAAACTCGGGGCTCTGCCCCGGGTTTTTGGCCGAATGACCAAAAATTATTTTTCATATCTCGGAGGTGGTATAGGTGAAAAAATGGTCCATTGCACTTCTGGCTCTTTTAAGCGTGGTTTTGGTTTTTGTCATAACAAGCTGTGTTCCACAACATCCATCACTTTTGTCGGTTAAGAACATCTACGATGCAAAGCTAAAGATTTTGAACTCGGCAGGTCCGGTATTGCTCGATAAAGTTGAAGGAACAGTTATTTATGTGTCAGGTAGTGACGCAATCATTCACGATGGGCAGACTGGTATTTATGTCTACAAGGCAGGGTTCTACTCTTCGGATGTTGGAAAGAAAGTCACGCTGACTAATGTTATAGGAACAACATACAGAGATTCCGTCCAAATAGACTTCAGCAAGGGTGGTTATAAAAACTTTGCAGCAGAAACACTTACAGTTGAACCTACCGCTTTGACAATCGACATTGCAAATAATGTAAGCATTACAACTCGTGCTCTCTGGGATTTCCAATACGTTAAGGTATACGGTATACTCAATGGTGGAAAGATGACATTTACATATGAGTATGATAAGGTAAACAAAAGAAAAGCAACTATCAATGTTGCTTCCTTAAGCTCAAGTCTCTTCCTTCCTTACACCTATGACACGGAAGCTACTTTGACAGGTTATTTGCAATTTTCAAATGGCGCTTGGAGTTTGAAAGTTCTAAGTGCAGAAATTGGAGATAGCTATCCAGGGGTTGGTGTTTTTGTTGACGAAGTAGTTGATGGTAAAACGTTTAAAGTGGGTGAGCAAACTTACGAACTTATAGGAATAGACGATAGTGTAAATCCTTCAGCGGCAAAGACGAAGCTCGAAGAATTTATAAATTCCCAACCAGAAGGGATTGTCCAAGTTCTTGTGAAGGGTGAAAAGAATGGAAAGAAATACGCTTTCTTGTTCAGCAAGGATGGTAAGACTTTGTATCAAGAACAGGCTCTGAAAGATGGTGTTGTTGTTCCAAACCTTGCTGAAGAATGGGAAGATGCGGCAATATATGAATTGCTAAAGAATGCCTACAAATCTGCGTACTCTTCTAAAAAAGGCGTTTATTCGACATTCTCTGGAGCTTCGGTTATTACGGTTGAAAGTTCAAACACATACATTGAAGGCAACTATGCTATCTTTTCGGGAACAGTATCAGATGTAACTGAAGACGCAACAGGAAACGTTAACATTAACGTTAGCAACTGGCTCAAAATAACAATATCGGCAGGTAACTTCAAATATCTGTTTAGTTCTACGTTTGAACAGTTCAAAAATTCGCTAGAAGGTAAGGTTACTAACTTCTACGGTAAAGCCAAAAGAAGCGAAGGAATACTTGAGATGCCGTTGTATGCTGAATGGGAAATGTTCTCGTTCGAATCAGGTTCCGGAACACAAGATGATCCATATATAATCACAAAACCTGAGCACTTAATTAGCGTAAGGGCGCTTGCAAGTGCTAACAAGTATTTCAGACTCGAGGCAGATATAGACCTTGCAGGAGTTGATTGGACACCGATTGGAACATATAGCTCGGATCTTTCAACAAGTGCATTTGTTGGAGTGTTTGATGGAAATGGGCACAAAATCATGAATATATCTTTCAACGATACTACAAAGAGCAATGTAGGTTTGTTTGGGTATCTCTACAATGCGACGGTGACGAATTTGATAATTGAGAATGCAAATATTACAGCGAGTAGCCGCGCAGGAGCGTTAGCAGGAGCTTCTAAACTTTCTAAAATCTACAGGGTTAAGGTTGTTAAGAGTTCTGTTAGAGTAACATACAGCGGTTCTGGCTATGGTGGAGGGCTGATTGGAGAAGCGATAGATGGGACGGAAATTGAGGAATGTGCAGTTAGAAATACTACAGTTTCTGGGGTGAAATATGCAATTGGAGGATTGCTTGGTAGGTTAAAAGTGAATTCAGGTCAGCCTGCGGTAGTTGTGAAGAATTGCTATGTTGAGGGAGGACAAGTGAGTAGTGATTACTCAAGTACAACAGCCTCGGCAGGATTTATATGTAATTTCAGCGCAACTTCTGCAGCAGATGCGGTGATAGAGAACAACTACGTGGTTGCTTCAATAACAAACGGTAAGGCTTTCATAGCATACAAAGAAACAGGGAGTACTGATCCAGTTGTGACAAGTTCATATTACGATACACAAGTAGTAGGTTCAGGAGTTAGTGATTCATATGCAACAGGTAAAACAACATCCGAAATGAAACAGCAAGCAACATTCTCTGGTTGGGACTTTACGAACATCTGGACAATCGATGAAGGAAACGACTATCCAAGATTGAAATGGGAAAATTAGTTTTTACGGGGAGGGAGTTAAGTTGAGCGGCAAATTAATCAGATATGCTGTCTTAGTTTTTTCGATTTTTTTGGTTTT
It encodes the following:
- the pruA gene encoding L-glutamate gamma-semialdehyde dehydrogenase — its product is MYEATDWTIIPPFKNEPYVDFSIPENEQRMKEALEKVYKDFGKEYDIVIGGKPYKTEKKIRSINPSKPDEVVGIVSSANEELAEKALEAAWEAFKTWSRTPAHVRAEYLLKAAKRIRERKLEFDAVMVYEVGKNWVEADADTSEAIDFLEFYAREMLRYASEQPLVRIPGEYNELRYIPLGVGIIIPPWNFPLAILVGMTSAAIVTGNTVVLKPASDSPVVAAKFFEVLQEIGLPDGVVNFLPGSGALAGEYLVKHPKTRFISFTGSKDVGLRIHELAAKPQPGQIWIKRTVLEMGGKDAVIVDETADLDAAAEGIVVSAFGFQGQKCSAGSRAIIVKDVYDKVIEKVLERTSKITIGDVRYKENWLGPVINKSSMEKIMAYIEIGKKEGRLIYGGNAREDLGGYFIEPTIFKDVAWDARIAQEEIFGPVLAIIKAEDFDDSLRIANSTEYGLTGSLYSRDRKRIERAKEEFHVGNLYFNRKCTGALVGVHPFGGFNMSGTDSKAGGRDYLGLFLQAKAISEKI
- a CDS encoding thermonuclease family protein; this translates as MTNKLKIVVSSLAVISAFVLVLTSCSVTFTNTHLFQKSYAVSVTINLPTDVLNTSKSSNALPYSFSNKQISMVQITILESGSVVETKNATQLGNFTFNLAPGTYTFDVKTYFKDSNQDKLYFYGSSTSTVDAQNTNIIIDTKLASGTIHLNVLPTDITFFTEHATVTLQKLNGTAVQFTQVVGKPSGNLAVEVYPGIWQVTTEGILTSQTNSNDKRYSKVQQSRLVFVDVSEDEQIVEKLLVPSESDIGSLLYVNTADVHDGDTFKVGTQSYRLIGIDAPEVQTGSKPRGEYADESTEFLKSFVSSGNGYVRIINKGIDSYGRYLVYLLNNTGEKFYPEESLKNGLSRPLLYQENVDERFTPRIVDAYKLAYQNRKGIFSKYESAQIVEQSTQDKDSYVGKIVWLKGQITNISKDSTGKYTLTLDDGWATVELRKEEYDYFVAPFDMYSLNNKLVKFYGELWPGNTSGTYKILLRASFEVVFIN
- a CDS encoding GLUG motif-containing protein — its product is MRKFYWVALGLTILLVLFSCTQKPVTGPVSVKVNVNLLSSTTVKAFEPRLTGYFSDIEKIYLTVKDSSNQTILSTETTNKTNPSFSFTLPNAGTYSFYVEAKRSDNTRVFTGQKENVTITTGNNEVVIDGILVNGTLKANVEIDSTVWERYNVDSAVLEFKKDIATEWTQKSLTISSTKTMVEELLYPSMYTVRFKISLIAKDQYTIPENWSNMSNPAQVTIPIDPDRVRNVTFKVVFDSERNEPQVIAVLTQITLPYAPEVSNLTAVWNKISNELILSWNYEEQNATFYIYKELKDNDNNTYYEYVGNTQNKTFTIVNFTQSEYDRINGIAINAVVDDKESGLKVLEKTQITELQVPNAPGNVAGSYEDYSQKLTLTWDAVSGQDVKYKVYKKLATDNDFILVQDNITTTTITIDLPLTEWNNLEKVAVSAYNNDGESQKTELEKSNITLSDFAGGSGTADEPYLIGNARQLQNIGKSEYLNTGKYFKLIADIDLTGVTWTPIGTYSSNLSTSAFVGVFDGNGHKIMNISFNDTTKSNVGLFGYLYNATVTNLIIENANITAKQYVGALSGCAKNSTVEKVGVRNSILRAENSYYAYVGGLIGDVNADNSSTNTMIIRQCFASNVTVSAPNYDNARAGGLLGRFYANAVETGTIENCYATGTVNFMSTTSSNIGGLIGLVSKNTTYGGSVKIANCYAAVAPNMSGNANWKGFIGGSSVPATSDSGNNFFDTDVAGETAGSASASLQTGKPTSEMKQQATFSGWDFTNIWKIDEGNDYPRLKWEF